The genomic region CACAATTTTTTGAGTAATgctatttttatcatttttttcaaacttttttatttttttatttttttatttttatagatgaaactatatttttacCATCTACttgtattaaaattttataccACCTTAATTGTCAGCTGATTTGGATATCTAATTCCACATCATTTAGAGCTCatttgaaagtgattttaaaataGCTAAAAccatttttagtgaaaatgttttgggtaaagtacaaaaaactacctcaactattagggTCACGACAGtctcatacctcatcttttaaaactgacaatgtcataccgcatcttacgaatttgtgacaatgtcatacctctgacaatttttctgttagtttttctgttaaatgctaacgtggtaagagacggggaccactatctattaaaaaattaacaaaatattattaaaaactaaaaaaaatatttactattttttaaatattaaaataataaataaaagtaaaattaaaaaaaaaaaaaaaaaaaaaggtaaagtacaaaaaactacctcaactattggagTCACgatagtttcatacctcatcttttaaaattgacaatgtcataccgcatcttacgaatttgtgacaatatcataccttcgtcaatttttatgttaatttttctgttaagtgctgacgtggcttgattcgggacctactttctattaaaaaattattaaaaaccaaaaaacaattatttaatattttttaaatattaaaataataataaaaagcaaaaaaaaaaaaaaaaaccctcatttcatccctcccctcctctctcctctctcctctatCCTCtctccatcttcatcttcttccctcacctgcaaatcccaaccaaaaaaaaaaaaaaccaatttgtctTCCTCCCACACCCACACTCAATTTCCTCACACGGTCACACCCACactcttctccctcctgcaacccagaaaaaaaaaagaaaggaaaaaaaaaaaaacccagatcccatcttttttgatgggttttcaaaattttttttttcccttctttttttcctcttcttcttcctcttcttcctcctccttcttcttcttccgcaggggagttgatggtttttaaaaattaaaaaaaaaaaaaaaaaaaatttccttcctctttttttcctctttttcttcttcttcctccttctccttctccttctccttcttcttcttccgcaagggggtgttgatgggttttcaatttttttttaattttttcttcctcttcttcttcttcctccttctccttctcccttcttcttcttccgcaccGACaggggggaattttttttttatttccttcctcctttttttttcctcttcttcttcttcttcctcctcctcctccttctccttcttgttcttccgcaggggggttgtggggggaagaaaatgaagatggggagaagagagaggaggggggagggggaggggagggacaaactgatggtttttttttttttttcctctgctttttattattattttaatatttaaaaaatattaaataattattttttagtttttaataattttttaatagaaagtatgtcCCAAATCAAGTcatgtcagcacttaacagaaaaattgacggaggtatgacattgtcacaaattcgtaagatgcggtaatgacattgtcaattttaaaagatgaggtatgaaactgtcgtgaccccaatagttgaggtagttttttgaactttacccttttttctttttaattttacttttatttattattttaatatttaaaaaatattattatttttttagtttttaataatattttattaattttttaatagaaagtggttcccgtctcttgccacgtcagcatttaacagaaaaactaacagaaaactTGACGGAGgcatgacattgtcacaaattcgtaagatgcggtatgacattgtcaattttaaaagatgagatatgaaactgtcgtaaccccaatagttaaggtagttttttgtactttagcCAAATGTTTTTGGAGCAACCCTGAAAAACACTTGGAAAGCTTTTAGAacccaaaatatttttaaaaaacactttcaatcattttaaaaggaCTTCCAAATCAGtcttgatttaaattttttatttaattaaaagcattaacacaatcaaaaataaaaaatcttaaaaCCCAGGTTTCACGTTTTTCTTCTATCGTTGTCCTCCCTCCTCCTACACCTTCGATAGCCACCGTCTCCCCACAACCCATAACCCTTTGAAAGAAATTAAGGAATCCATTGAAAAAACTAATGATAGATGCAATTTCATAATGAAAGAATTGGGTTTCGGGTTTATTCATAACGAAAGAAATGAATCCAATGGTAAACAATAATGGGAAAATTTATGATTGAAAGGGTTGTGATCATTGGTTGAGAAACGGTGGTGGCTGTTGAATAGTGAGGGAGGGAAGCGACAGTAGCAttgttttttttagggttttgtttttctttttgtgtttttttaaattcttttaattgcataaaaaaatttagattataTGAATGATGTGGCTATTGTCTAATTAAGCTGCCACATAAGGTGGTACGTATAAAATTGTGGTACAAATAGATGGTAAGTGTAgtattacttttatttattttttttttcttttggaaattcGGATATTGAATGTTGGATTACATTCGCTCATCCACAATTGGAAAATTTAGctcaaaattaatttgaatcggaaTTTCTAATCCAACTTGCATCCATACTTCCAACTAAAAAAACTTGACACGTATGCAAatacattttgtttttaataagtTATTTCATATATTAATATGTGCTTTGCAAATATTTATGGAGATGAATCCCTGTTTAAAATGATGACCGTGTTCCTCTTCAATCATTATTGTTTGATAATCCCATGATGTAATCGGTATAATCACTAATAAGTAGCTGTAATGTGACATTTTTTCATAAATTACTCCTTGATTGAACATTGAAAGATGGACATGAATGAAGTCTTATGTGTTAGTAAAAATGGCCATCAAAACGTTAATATGAATGGTTTGAACATTGAAAGAAATGAATGCAATAATAAACCCTacaattatttaaatccaacatTAATACAACATTTTTTCTAAATTGACAACAACTGTAAATCTTTGCACATTAATTCTAACATGCAACTAATTTTCCACAGATGGACAGCACCTGCAAAGTTTTAAACGTTTCAGGTACTATATATACATGTACTTGGCATACCGTACCATGCAACACACCAAGAACAATGCTTTCTCCAAAACAATCCTCACGCCATTCTACTCTTACGAAACTGAAAAGAATCTCTCAAAAGGTGTTTGATTGCAGGCAACTTAGATGCAGTGCCAAATCTCCCTTTTTTTCCGTCGTCTCATTTGCCATCATATTCTTGATCATCTATACAGACAGCATCGTCTCTAACCTTTCCATGCAAACAGATTACCCAAGAACTCATCAAATTCTTGAACATAATCACCAGACTCAAATTCCTGAAGAGCAAATCGAATCAATGTCACCGCTTCCAAGTATGCAAGCAAATATTGATGACATTGCAGATGAAATTCATGATCCTTTGATTCCTCCAGAAAATGCCACAAAAGAAGAAAGGCTAGGGTGGTTCCGGCGAAAACTACCGGAGCTTGATGTACTCAACTCTGACAACTTGACAAAGCAATTCCATGGTCGAGTGCTCGAATTCCTTAACAATGGATGCAGCTCTCAGTTCTACATGATATGGCTCTCACCGGCAAACTCATTTGGGAAACGAGACTTCTTGGCTATGGACACCCTCTTCAAATCTAACCCTCAAGGCTGCTTGATGATCATATCGAAATCCATGGATTCGGGAAGAGGGTACAGAATCCTGAAGCCATTGCTGGACAAAGGATTCAAAATACTAGCAATCACGCCCGACTTGCCCTTTCTGGTCAAGAACACGCCGGCTGAATCTTGGCTTGAGGAATTGAAGAGCGGGAGGAAGGACCCAGGTCGCATCCCATTATCTCAAAACCTAGCAAATCTTATTAGGCTCACAATGTTGTACAAGTATGGAGGCATATATTTGGACACTGACTTAGTAATATTGAAAGATTTTTCGGGTCTGAGGAATGCAGTTGGAGCCCAAAGTGTAGGTGAGGACTCCAAACAATGGACCAGACTAAATGGTGCAGTGATGATCTTCGACATAAACCATCCGATTCTGATAGACTTTTTAGAAGAATTTGCTACAACTTTTAATGGGAACAAATGGGGTCACAATGGACCTTACTTGGTTTCGAGGGTAATTGAGAGAGTTGGAAGCACACCAGGTTACAACCTTACAATCTTGCCTCCCAAGGCATTTTATCCCGTGGACTGGAATCGGATACACAGGCTTTTCAAGAAGCCCCAGAAGCGATCGGAGTCAAGAGCGGTGGAAATCACACTTAATGAGCTAAATGACAGGGAAATTTATGCAGTGCACCTGTGGAACAAGCGAAGTAGAGAATTCGCCATCCAAGAGGGAAGCGTCATGGCTAGATTAATGTCAGAGCATTGTGTCATTTGCCAGGACATTTATACTTCTTAAAGAAGATTTATTTTCTGTAATATGGTGAAGGGGAAGCTACTTTGAGCATATCAACTCATCCGTGGCAAAGCCGCTGcagaaatgaagaaaagaagagaagctTTTTGTTGgtgtatttttaatatttaataaataaattataattgtcgttatttgttgtaagtgagaagttaaGACGGTTGTTATTATTTGTTAGTGGGAAAACTAAGATGGAGTC from Pyrus communis chromosome 9, drPyrComm1.1, whole genome shotgun sequence harbors:
- the LOC137744719 gene encoding uncharacterized protein, which codes for MQTDYPRTHQILEHNHQTQIPEEQIESMSPLPSMQANIDDIADEIHDPLIPPENATKEERLGWFRRKLPELDVLNSDNLTKQFHGRVLEFLNNGCSSQFYMIWLSPANSFGKRDFLAMDTLFKSNPQGCLMIISKSMDSGRGYRILKPLLDKGFKILAITPDLPFLVKNTPAESWLEELKSGRKDPGRIPLSQNLANLIRLTMLYKYGGIYLDTDLVILKDFSGLRNAVGAQSVGEDSKQWTRLNGAVMIFDINHPILIDFLEEFATTFNGNKWGHNGPYLVSRVIERVGSTPGYNLTILPPKAFYPVDWNRIHRLFKKPQKRSESRAVEITLNELNDREIYAVHLWNKRSREFAIQEGSVMARLMSEHCVICQDIYTS